From a single Glycine soja cultivar W05 chromosome 19, ASM419377v2, whole genome shotgun sequence genomic region:
- the LOC114399580 gene encoding uncharacterized protein LOC114399580, whose translation MSCFTPEKPTMSTLQMVPLGKLRYQRLRHEKGWDGERERRPRSWFRFRRVPIRRRLRLKISSLRRLWRKRARLVSSMRISYAKVLKRFKEGQVHFGDLFAGNYLFMHVNPASLKCLERDLSLSKIA comes from the coding sequence ATGAGTTGTTTTACTCCTGAAAAACCCACCATGTCTACTCTCCAAATGGTTCCTCTTGGCAAGCTTCGTTACCAAAGGCTAAGGCATGAAAAAGGGTGGGATGGTGAAAGGGAAAGGAGGCCAAGGAGCTGGTTTAGGTTCAGAAGGGTTCCCATTAGGAGAAGGCTCAGACTCAAAATTTCAAGCTTGAGAAGACTTTGGAGGAAAAGGGCTAGGCTGGTTTCTTCCATGAGAATTTCATATGCCAAAGTGTTGAAAAGATTCAAGGAAGGTCAAGTCCATTTTGGTGACCTTTTTGCTGGGAACTACTTGTTCATGCATGTCAACCCTGCCTCACTCAAGTGCCTTGAAAGGGATTTGTCCCTCTCAAAAATTGCATAG